The following proteins are co-located in the Crassostrea angulata isolate pt1a10 unplaced genomic scaffold, ASM2561291v2 HiC_scaffold_124, whole genome shotgun sequence genome:
- the LOC128169384 gene encoding uncharacterized protein LOC128169384 codes for MMKSLLRYYILRCLWTLLLTIHVCRADLRSSYSKLHYGRKLEKRMITSYDKYSILDCVEDCLRTTRCRSINYYQGAHFCQTNFKSSTDVPEHYIEKPGWIYTDIRDWDKEIAGACSRSSCDINEKCVPKPFDDFDCVLSDCGIPEGPEYSLDKVEEWDGIGITRGIHLACSPRYTQHGSGFFLCRSDGSWRKNLRCILKRNERKCEGNIMNLTCPSGNIFIEKAMFGRTEGNIVCNHSQILTTDCKSPDSEVKVKEICEGKPQCRVAVISTTFSEDPCRGTYKYLDVDFICY; via the exons CTTCTTCGATATTATATACTACGATGTCTTTGGACTCTTCTCCTTACCATTCATGTATGTAGAGCAGACCTAAGAAGTAGTTACTCAAAACTACATTATGGACGAAAACTGGAAAAAAGGATGATAACGTCGTATGATAAATACAGTATTCTAGATTGTGTAGAGGATTGTCTGAGAACAACACGATGTCGGTCCATTAACTATTACCAAGGAGCCCACTTCTGTCAGACCAACTTTAAGAGCAGTACAGATGTACCTGAACACTACATAGAGAAGCCTGGCTGGATATATACCGACATCAGAGACTGGGACAAG GAGATTGCAGGAGCCTGTTCCCGGTCCAGCTGTGATATTAACGAAAAGTGCGTTCCAAAACCTTTTGATGATTTTGACTGTGTCCTTTCAG aTTGTGGTATCCCTGAAGGTCCAGAATATTCGCTCGACAAAGTAGAAGAATGGGACGGTATCGGAATAACAAGAGGAATCCACTTAGCATGCTCTCCAAGGTACACACAGCATGGTTCTGGATTCTTTTTATGTAGATCTGACGGATCCTGGAGAAAGAATCTGAGATGCATCTTAAAAA gaaacgaAAGAAAGTGTGAAGGCAACATCATGAATTTAACCTGCCCAAGTGGAAACATCTTTATTGAAAAAGCGATGTTTGGAAGAACAGAAGGCAATATAGTATGTAACCATTCACAAATTCTCACAACGGATTGCAAATCTCCGGATTCGGAggtaaaagttaaagaaatatGTGAGGGTAAACCACAATGCAGAGTTGCAGTAATCAGTACAACATTCAGCGAAGATCCTTGTCGTGGCACCTATAAGTACCTGGATGTGGATTTtatatgttattaa